In a single window of the Halobellus litoreus genome:
- the phnC gene encoding phosphonate ABC transporter ATP-binding protein, with product MLSVTDLQKTYPSGDEALKGVSLDVTGSETVAMIGPSGAGKSTFIRCVNRLTEPTGGSVELDGLELTTLSGKKLRNARRDIGMIFQEYNLIERLTVMENVLSGRLGYVNTWDAFRRKFAGDDIERAYEVLDRVGLEGHENNRADELSGGQRQRVGIARAILQRPKILLVDEPTSSLDPESSRAVMDLLTEIADEDDIPVLINIHEVDLAEEYADRIVGLRDGQKVFEGTPADLDETARGQIYRGEEIPEGAGPTGKVVAEAEAGGAATEEGEIRRG from the coding sequence ATGCTCTCAGTAACTGACTTACAGAAGACGTACCCGTCCGGTGACGAGGCTCTCAAAGGCGTCTCGCTCGACGTAACGGGTAGCGAGACAGTGGCAATGATCGGGCCGAGCGGCGCCGGGAAGAGTACGTTCATCCGATGCGTGAACCGACTCACCGAACCGACCGGCGGCAGCGTCGAACTCGACGGGCTGGAACTCACGACGCTCTCCGGGAAGAAACTCAGGAACGCGCGTCGCGACATCGGGATGATCTTCCAGGAGTACAACCTCATCGAGCGACTCACCGTGATGGAGAACGTCCTCTCCGGCCGACTCGGCTACGTGAACACGTGGGACGCGTTCCGCCGGAAGTTCGCCGGCGACGACATCGAACGCGCCTATGAGGTCTTAGACCGTGTCGGACTCGAAGGCCACGAGAACAACCGGGCCGACGAACTCTCCGGCGGGCAGCGCCAGCGCGTCGGGATCGCACGGGCGATCCTCCAGCGACCGAAGATCCTGCTCGTCGACGAGCCGACGAGCAGCCTCGACCCCGAGTCCTCGCGGGCGGTGATGGACCTCCTCACCGAGATCGCCGACGAGGACGACATTCCGGTCCTGATCAACATCCACGAGGTCGACCTCGCGGAGGAGTACGCCGACCGGATCGTCGGCCTCCGCGACGGACAGAAGGTCTTCGAGGGCACGCCGGCCGATCTCGACGAGACCGCGCGGGGACAGATCTACCGAGGCGAAGAGATCCCCGAGGGGGCCGGCCCCACGGGCAAGGTAGTGGCAGAAGCCGAGGCCGGCGGCGCCGCCACCGAAGAAGGCGAAATCAGGCGAGGCTAA
- the phnE gene encoding phosphonate ABC transporter, permease protein PhnE, whose product MATKETDRRSWSRPTAFYNHYVKWAVYVIIATFLLWSAWNMRISMARVFEGWNAAVGLVQGMVPPEYTTQFKNDLLIEGLVESLAMSVIATIVGVIISIPVAFMAAENIAPKPVYWAGRGIITVSRAFHELIIAIIAVKAVGIGALAGVIALSYKTIGFFAKLLAEEIEDIDSGQMEATEATGANRIQTMLFGVVPQVMPRIVGLTIYRWDINIRHSTIVGIVGAGGIGATLLNSFDKYDYDFFLTIILAIIAIVMLGELISTYIRGRIQ is encoded by the coding sequence ATGGCGACCAAAGAAACAGATCGTCGCTCGTGGTCGCGTCCGACGGCGTTCTACAACCACTACGTGAAGTGGGCGGTCTACGTGATTATCGCGACCTTCCTCCTGTGGAGCGCCTGGAACATGCGGATCTCGATGGCCCGGGTGTTCGAGGGATGGAACGCCGCCGTCGGGCTGGTCCAGGGAATGGTCCCGCCGGAGTACACCACGCAGTTCAAGAACGACCTGCTGATCGAGGGCCTCGTCGAGAGCCTCGCGATGTCGGTCATCGCGACCATCGTCGGCGTCATCATCTCGATCCCGGTCGCGTTCATGGCCGCCGAGAACATCGCGCCGAAACCGGTCTACTGGGCCGGCCGCGGAATCATCACTGTCTCGCGCGCGTTCCACGAACTCATCATCGCCATCATCGCGGTCAAGGCGGTCGGGATCGGCGCGCTCGCCGGCGTGATCGCGCTCTCGTACAAGACGATCGGCTTCTTCGCGAAGCTGCTCGCCGAGGAGATCGAGGACATCGACAGCGGGCAGATGGAAGCCACCGAAGCCACCGGCGCAAACCGGATACAGACGATGCTGTTCGGCGTCGTCCCGCAGGTGATGCCGCGGATCGTCGGACTGACCATCTACCGCTGGGACATCAACATCCGCCACAGCACCATCGTCGGCATCGTCGGCGCTGGGGGGATCGGCGCGACGCTTTTGAACTCGTTCGACAAGTACGATTACGACTTCTTCCTGACGATCATCCTCGCGATCATCGCGATCGTGATGCTCGGTGAGCTGATTAGCACCTACATCAGGGGGCGGATACAATGA
- the phnE gene encoding phosphonate ABC transporter, permease protein PhnE, whose amino-acid sequence MTDYQTWERRTPRQRIVRYLMMLIVLVAAAISWQLLQIEYNYLGTAPTEFMDLVTRMYPPNVGYSGEIISPMIETIHIAILGTALAVLMSIPVALIGAENTTPNRLTFLLGKFIISASRSVNVIIWALVFVIVFGSGALAGTLAIAVRSIGFCSKLIAEAIEEIDPGQVEAIQATGANSVEAAIYAIVPQVKPALIGVSTYRWDINVRASTIIGFVGAGGIGVELNTSINFFAWQQVLTILLAILAIVIFSEVVSAYLRRKVR is encoded by the coding sequence ATGACCGACTACCAGACCTGGGAGCGACGGACGCCCCGACAGCGGATCGTTCGCTACCTGATGATGCTGATCGTGCTGGTCGCCGCTGCGATCTCTTGGCAGCTGCTCCAGATCGAGTACAACTACCTCGGGACCGCCCCGACGGAGTTCATGGATCTGGTCACTCGGATGTACCCGCCGAACGTCGGGTACTCCGGCGAGATCATCTCCCCGATGATCGAGACGATCCACATCGCGATTCTCGGCACGGCGCTGGCGGTCCTGATGTCGATTCCGGTCGCGCTGATCGGCGCGGAGAACACGACGCCGAACCGGCTCACCTTCCTGCTCGGGAAGTTCATCATCTCCGCCTCGCGGTCGGTGAACGTGATCATCTGGGCGCTGGTCTTCGTCATCGTCTTCGGGTCGGGCGCGCTGGCGGGGACGCTCGCCATCGCGGTCCGCTCGATCGGCTTCTGTTCGAAACTCATCGCCGAGGCCATCGAGGAGATCGATCCCGGACAGGTCGAAGCGATCCAAGCGACCGGCGCGAACTCGGTCGAGGCCGCCATCTACGCCATCGTGCCGCAGGTGAAGCCGGCGCTCATCGGCGTCTCCACCTACCGATGGGACATCAACGTGCGCGCCTCGACGATCATCGGGTTCGTCGGCGCGGGCGGGATCGGCGTCGAACTGAACACGTCGATCAACTTCTTCGCGTGGCAGCAAGTCCTCACGATCCTCCTGGCGATCCTCGCCATCGTCATCTTCAGCGAGGTCGTCTCGGCGTACCTACGCCGGAAGGTGCGCTGA
- a CDS encoding carbohydrate ABC transporter permease has translation MPEFTKPYESRWQAFLLLLPTFAVLIAFLYYPGVETFRLSLQQTILLGTRKTFVGLENYATLLTSSTYHWSFAISVAFAAVVVIGTLVASLVVAYLLFQVDIGSSTYLIAAIWPYALPTAVAASVLLFLLHPSLGIITYVLESLTGTSLDWFTSGPQAFAVVAVVAIWKQLGYNIIFMVAALNNIPETLTESAKLDGVGHLKMLYRVYVPLMSPTLVFLVVINTIYAFFQTFPLVDLMTSGGPNEATNLLIFKLYRDAFEFSNLGLASAESVVLFAIVAILMYVQLRLSESYTTYA, from the coding sequence ATGCCAGAATTTACCAAACCGTACGAGTCGCGGTGGCAGGCGTTTCTGCTGCTGCTGCCGACGTTCGCGGTCCTGATCGCGTTTCTGTACTATCCGGGAGTCGAGACCTTTCGGTTGAGTCTCCAACAGACGATTCTCCTGGGCACCCGAAAGACGTTCGTGGGGCTGGAGAACTACGCGACGCTGTTGACCTCCTCGACGTACCACTGGAGTTTCGCGATCTCGGTCGCCTTCGCCGCGGTCGTCGTCATCGGCACGCTCGTGGCGTCGCTGGTCGTCGCGTATCTCCTCTTCCAGGTCGACATCGGATCGTCGACGTACCTGATCGCGGCGATATGGCCGTACGCGCTGCCGACGGCCGTCGCCGCGTCGGTGCTGCTGTTCCTGCTGCATCCGTCCCTGGGGATCATCACCTACGTGCTGGAGAGCCTCACCGGGACCTCGCTGGACTGGTTCACGAGCGGCCCGCAGGCGTTCGCGGTCGTCGCCGTCGTGGCCATCTGGAAGCAGTTGGGGTACAACATCATCTTCATGGTGGCGGCGCTGAACAACATACCCGAGACGCTGACCGAATCGGCCAAACTGGACGGTGTCGGCCACCTGAAGATGCTCTATCGGGTTTACGTCCCCCTGATGTCGCCGACGCTGGTCTTCCTCGTGGTGATAAACACCATCTACGCGTTCTTCCAGACGTTCCCACTCGTCGACCTGATGACGAGCGGCGGACCGAACGAGGCCACGAACCTGCTGATCTTCAAACTGTACCGCGACGCGTTCGAGTTCAGTAACCTCGGACTCGCGTCCGCGGAGTCGGTCGTCCTGTTCGCCATCGTGGCGATACTGATGTACGTCCAGTTGCGGCTGTCGGAGAGCTACACTACCTATGCGTGA
- a CDS encoding carbohydrate ABC transporter permease: protein MATRSSSESALARLLPGDVDAEQALIHGGLAVSIFLMGLPLLLALIMSTQNTTEVYQITNVGIGSQGLSNYGTVLGEYNFGQYMINSVVMSVIIVVGKVTLSLFAALALVYYRFPYERAVFMFILLTLLLPVPVRIVPLFDLMARLGWGNTLMAITGPYIASATAVFLFRQHFMSIPASLVENAHLDGVGPLTFLWKVLIPMSRGMIAGVSVITFIYAWNQYLWPLIIMSDQNKQVVQVGLRFLQAASQSGLTRWGIIMAGAVIALLPPLLVLIIMHRPLLKTLAIQQK, encoded by the coding sequence ATGGCAACACGGTCATCTTCCGAGTCGGCGCTCGCTCGGTTGCTACCCGGGGACGTCGACGCCGAGCAGGCGCTCATTCACGGCGGGCTCGCGGTGTCGATTTTCCTGATGGGGCTGCCGCTGCTCCTGGCGCTGATTATGAGCACGCAGAACACGACGGAGGTGTATCAGATCACCAACGTCGGAATCGGGAGTCAGGGGCTCTCGAACTACGGGACCGTGCTCGGCGAGTACAACTTCGGACAGTACATGATCAACTCGGTCGTGATGTCGGTGATCATCGTCGTCGGGAAGGTGACGCTCTCGCTGTTCGCGGCGCTGGCGCTCGTCTACTACCGGTTCCCCTACGAGCGCGCCGTGTTTATGTTCATCCTGCTCACGCTCCTGTTGCCGGTCCCGGTCCGGATCGTGCCGCTGTTCGACCTGATGGCGCGGCTCGGCTGGGGGAACACCCTGATGGCGATCACCGGGCCGTACATCGCGAGCGCGACGGCGGTGTTCCTGTTCCGACAGCACTTCATGTCGATTCCCGCCTCGCTGGTCGAGAACGCACACCTCGACGGCGTCGGGCCGCTGACGTTCCTCTGGAAGGTGCTGATCCCGATGTCGAGAGGGATGATCGCCGGCGTCTCGGTGATCACCTTCATCTACGCGTGGAACCAGTACCTCTGGCCGCTCATCATCATGAGCGATCAGAACAAGCAGGTGGTGCAGGTCGGGCTTCGGTTCCTCCAGGCGGCCTCGCAGTCGGGGCTCACGCGGTGGGGAATCATCATGGCCGGCGCGGTGATCGCGCTCCTGCCACCGCTCTTGGTACTCATCATCATGCACCGCCCGCTCCTCAAGACGCTGGCGATCCAACAGAAGTGA
- a CDS encoding ABC transporter ATP-binding protein, with protein sequence MSDINIRDLTKEFDDVTAVDNIDLDVKNGEFLVLVGPSGCGKSTTLRMIAGLEDITSGELRIGDRRVNDLEPKERSIAMVFQNYALYPHMTGAENMKFGMKSVSDYTSEEIDQRVRDAADILDIPELLERRPSELSGGERQRVAIGRAIVREPDVFLLDEPLSNLDAKLRVQMRAELLQLHRELDATTLYVTHDQTEAMTLGDRVAVLNDGEIEQVDPPQMLYDFPDTRFVAEFIGSPAMNIVPVELTGGDEPYARHEHFELSLPNPELFTERPDSAYFGVRPEDISLADNVAGEAETFEAEVSVTEPLGESLLIHCLLGDDELHVKAEARSEIDPGDTIELQVDEERLHVFNDAGDAIYHSSPRGASTSDTVETQVEP encoded by the coding sequence ATGTCTGATATCAATATCCGTGATTTGACGAAGGAGTTCGACGACGTAACGGCAGTCGACAACATCGATCTCGACGTGAAAAACGGGGAGTTCCTCGTGCTGGTCGGTCCCTCGGGGTGCGGAAAGTCGACCACGCTCCGGATGATCGCCGGGCTGGAGGACATCACGAGCGGCGAACTTCGCATCGGCGACCGCCGCGTGAACGATCTGGAACCGAAGGAACGGAGCATCGCGATGGTGTTCCAGAACTACGCGCTGTATCCGCACATGACCGGGGCGGAGAACATGAAGTTCGGGATGAAGTCGGTCAGCGACTACACCAGCGAGGAGATCGACCAGCGCGTCAGAGACGCCGCCGACATCCTCGACATCCCGGAGTTGCTCGAGCGCCGACCGAGCGAACTCTCGGGCGGGGAGCGACAGCGGGTCGCCATCGGCCGAGCGATCGTCCGCGAGCCCGACGTGTTCCTCCTGGACGAACCGCTGAGCAACCTCGACGCGAAGCTCCGGGTGCAGATGCGCGCGGAGCTGTTGCAACTGCATCGGGAACTCGACGCCACGACCCTCTACGTGACCCACGATCAGACCGAGGCGATGACGCTCGGCGATCGGGTCGCGGTCCTGAACGACGGAGAGATCGAGCAGGTAGATCCCCCGCAGATGCTCTATGACTTCCCCGACACGCGGTTCGTCGCGGAGTTCATCGGCAGCCCCGCGATGAACATCGTCCCGGTCGAACTCACGGGGGGCGACGAGCCCTACGCTCGACACGAGCACTTCGAGCTATCGCTGCCGAACCCGGAGCTGTTCACCGAGCGACCGGACTCGGCGTACTTCGGCGTCCGTCCGGAAGACATCTCGCTCGCGGACAACGTGGCGGGCGAGGCCGAGACCTTCGAGGCCGAAGTGAGCGTCACCGAGCCGCTCGGGGAGTCGCTCCTCATCCACTGTCTGCTCGGCGACGACGAACTCCACGTGAAGGCCGAAGCGCGGAGCGAGATCGATCCCGGCGACACGATCGAGCTCCAGGTCGACGAGGAACGACTGCACGTCTTCAACGACGCCGGCGACGCGATCTATCACTCCTCGCCGCGAGGAGCGTCGACGTCCGACACCGTCGAGACGCAGGTCGAACCTTGA
- a CDS encoding glycerophosphodiester phosphodiesterase — translation MRPIAHRGCMAQYPENTLEAFRRSAAVVEMIETDVQRCGSGELVVFHDETLDRVTDATGEVASTPLSTLRAASVLGTDESIPLLTEVFEAVPPSVGLNLELKGTDVAADAVEIAGRYDHEVIVSSFRPDDVADARDAGAAAVAFLLYADADATAEFDVSGALDVGEDLDCSYVHPHVHLCLDTDVVERAHARGFGVNAWTAEQRETIGELRARGVDGVVIDDCGLADDCRDG, via the coding sequence ATGCGCCCGATCGCCCACCGCGGGTGTATGGCGCAGTACCCGGAGAACACCCTGGAGGCGTTTCGGCGCTCAGCCGCGGTCGTGGAGATGATCGAGACCGACGTCCAGCGGTGCGGCTCCGGCGAACTGGTCGTCTTCCACGACGAGACCCTCGATCGGGTGACCGACGCGACCGGCGAGGTGGCGTCGACGCCGCTCTCGACGCTCAGAGCCGCCTCGGTCCTCGGAACCGACGAGTCGATTCCGCTCCTGACCGAGGTGTTCGAGGCCGTTCCCCCGAGCGTCGGGCTGAATCTCGAACTGAAGGGAACGGACGTCGCGGCCGACGCCGTCGAGATCGCCGGGCGGTACGACCACGAGGTGATCGTCTCCTCGTTCCGGCCCGACGACGTCGCGGACGCTCGCGACGCGGGCGCGGCGGCGGTCGCGTTCCTGCTCTACGCCGACGCCGACGCGACTGCCGAGTTCGACGTTTCCGGCGCGCTCGACGTCGGCGAGGACCTGGACTGTTCGTACGTCCACCCGCACGTGCATCTCTGTCTCGACACCGACGTCGTCGAGCGAGCGCACGCCAGGGGGTTCGGTGTCAACGCCTGGACCGCCGAGCAGCGCGAAACGATCGGCGAACTCCGCGCGCGCGGCGTCGACGGCGTCGTGATCGACGACTGCGGGTTGGCGGACGACTGTCGGGACGGGTGA
- a CDS encoding MgtC/SapB family protein, whose protein sequence is MLLQFGPDAVPINADVLNLFVAGALGMLLGLEREWSNKSAGIRTFTLTSLVGVAAATLGQTILLALGGALVLVQGILLGTRGLLIDAREEETEEGGLALTTSTSLLVAYVVGVLIGMDYLLVGVVIAITSSFLLVLRRELHQFANQLSHQEVRGAAEFAIIAFVVYPLLPTGTYGPWGAIDPQLIWLLVIAVSAIGFVNYAIMQRYGGRGMLITGFFGGLVNSTAVIGEIANRAKTNTGILNLAVATILVADAAMAVRNIIIVVAFVPESAFSVGLPLGLIAVGGIALTGYERNWTGDMELDLDSPFSSANALTFGGLFLLVLVLTAGAQQMFGTAGFLLTSFLSGLLSSGTTTTTAVSLASTGQVTPAVAAQGVLAGTLASIFVKVWLAVGINRNLLVPVTTRSAYLALLGLVGVGAVQIL, encoded by the coding sequence ATGCTGCTGCAGTTTGGACCGGATGCCGTTCCGATCAACGCGGACGTGCTCAACCTCTTCGTGGCGGGAGCGCTGGGTATGCTCCTCGGACTGGAGCGCGAGTGGTCGAACAAGTCCGCGGGGATCCGAACGTTCACGCTTACCAGTCTCGTCGGCGTCGCGGCCGCGACCCTCGGGCAGACGATCCTCCTGGCGCTCGGCGGCGCGCTGGTGCTCGTCCAGGGCATCCTGCTCGGTACCCGCGGGCTACTTATCGACGCGCGCGAGGAGGAGACCGAGGAGGGCGGACTCGCGCTGACGACGTCGACGTCGCTACTCGTCGCGTACGTCGTCGGGGTCCTCATCGGAATGGACTACCTCCTCGTCGGCGTCGTCATCGCGATCACGTCCTCGTTCCTCCTGGTCCTCCGCCGGGAGCTCCATCAGTTCGCGAATCAGCTCTCACACCAGGAGGTCCGCGGCGCGGCCGAGTTCGCGATCATCGCCTTCGTCGTCTACCCGCTCTTGCCCACCGGCACCTACGGCCCGTGGGGCGCGATCGATCCGCAACTCATCTGGCTGCTGGTGATCGCCGTCAGCGCGATCGGGTTCGTGAACTACGCGATTATGCAGCGATACGGGGGTCGCGGGATGCTGATCACCGGCTTCTTCGGGGGCCTCGTCAACTCGACGGCCGTGATCGGCGAGATCGCGAACCGGGCGAAGACCAACACGGGGATCCTCAACCTCGCGGTGGCGACGATCCTCGTCGCCGACGCCGCGATGGCCGTCCGGAACATCATCATCGTCGTCGCGTTCGTGCCGGAGTCCGCGTTCAGCGTCGGCCTGCCGCTCGGACTGATTGCCGTCGGCGGCATCGCGCTGACCGGCTACGAACGCAACTGGACCGGCGATATGGAACTCGACCTCGACTCGCCGTTCAGCAGCGCGAACGCGCTGACGTTCGGCGGACTGTTCCTCCTCGTCCTCGTGCTCACCGCCGGCGCGCAGCAGATGTTCGGCACGGCCGGCTTCCTCCTCACGAGCTTCCTCAGCGGACTCCTGTCCAGCGGGACGACCACGACGACGGCCGTCTCGCTCGCGAGCACCGGTCAGGTCACGCCGGCCGTCGCCGCCCAGGGCGTCCTGGCCGGCACGCTCGCGAGCATCTTCGTCAAGGTCTGGCTCGCGGTCGGTATCAACCGGAACCTGCTCGTTCCCGTCACCACCCGCTCGGCGTATCTCGCGCTGCTCGGTCTCGTCGGCGTCGGCGCGGTCCAGATTCTGTGA